From the Labrus mixtus chromosome 10, fLabMix1.1, whole genome shotgun sequence genome, the window cagaggGTTAAAAAGCATAGAGACACAAGTTTGATTACCTACATAATCATTAATGCTAATTTTTTATCATTGTGTACTTCAGGCCAACCAGTATAGGGTATTGACTACTAAGAAGCAATAtcttaaatacaaaattacacattttaaatgttggatATTTGCTTGTGTGGAGGTGAAAATGTGTTAGATTATCATGTACCTCAGAATCGAAAGTTTGATTATTGTGAAAAGTGAAATTTAGTATTAACTGATAATGacttaatattattttattgttgtgacTGACCCTGGCATTGTCAAGCTTTAAATATACTTCTGTTGATTTTTAGAGTTAGTTCCATGTTGTTTGTACGCCTTCAGAAAATGTTGTACAGCAAAAATGCAATGTTTTCCACCACTATGATGTATATGCACAGTGGGCTATATAAAAAGTGCACATGATGAATAAGATTAAATTGAGAGTAATTTAAAATAAGTACATTACTTATGTTATTGTACTGTGTAACTTTCTATCTCTGTCAGATGTCACTCCTACAGCTGTACAGGGACGACTCttcagaaggtttttttttttttcacaaaaggaatatttattttcaccaAATCTCTACAGTGAGTTCAGCATGTACAACAGGTGACCTAATGTAAGCTATAAATGTCTTTCTGTTATTGCTTTTCGGTCCCCTTGCAAGCATATGGATAAAGCCTGTCGTTAAACATGTGAGCAATGCTTGATCACTTCTCCTatcaaaatctgaaaatgatCTCTTCCCCATGTCACCAATCCAGCTGCTGGTTTAGAGAACACCCAAGTAGGACCATGCTTTCTGGTTTATGGTTACACACTCAATTGAAAGTTATATTTCTGTTGTTGCCTAAGTTGACTTATTATGAGCATATACAATTGTTAAAATTATTGTTTCCCCTAATGCTTGGATTGGCATAACAAATATTGAACTTCGTATTCTAACGTGTCTTGTGATACATTTATCACACATtgacaaaagcagaaaaacactaCAATTACGTTACGACCACTGTAAACAGGGTTACATGGAGATGTAGGCCGGAAGATGCCGCCCGGGCCAGCCTGGGCCTTCGGCAGCAACGTCATCATTTTAGGGCGTGGACGCAGACAAGTCGGAGGCGATTGGTTATTCAGCCAGGGTTGCCAGGCTGATTCAAAACCTACACTTTCTTTGAATAATTAGATACTACACTACACTTGCCACACTTGAGAGTCTTGGTTTTTCGGTAAGATTCTGAGCTTCACTCTAATTTATGTAAAATCTATCCATCTGGAAtggttgtttgaattgaatgttCCGCAGTTTGAACAGATGCGTTTGATAAGTGTGTTTTCTTGCTCCTCCTTAAGGGGGACGTCGTAGACTAGGTCTGGCAACCTAGTGcaagatttcagcttcatcACGCACGCAAGTTTGGCCATACATTCTCCAGCGTGTTGCATCTTTTGCTTGAATCAGGTAAATTGAGAAATGCAGCTCCGGATCGCGAAACGCTAATTTAGTAACTTTATCAGCGCATTACAGATACCGGAATAAATACAACATTCCGTTTTTAAATACCGTTAGATATCGAGTGGTAGCGTTAGCTGATCGTTAACATGGCGCCGGGTGAGAGGCCTGCTTTGTTCTTGTGTCTGGGTGCGGTATTCTGCTATGCCAAGGCCACAAGCCTTGTCCAAAGTAAAGGATTTACTAATTTCCTCTGTCATATTTGGCACACAGGAACCCGTAAACACCTACCGCTACTCTTAAACATCAAAATACTGCAAATTAGTGTCACGGAACTAGCTACAATTCATTgcacagctaacattagctaccAGCGAACGAGTCGTGGCGCACGCTGTTTATTGTCCTTTTAGCTAAATGAGCGATGAAGAGAAAAATCACCTCTATCTACTACTTCAGATTATCTCATGGAGAATAATATGATTATTATTCAAAACTAGAAAATGCATCACTGTGGAGATTGTTTCGCGGTATTTAATTTTGTGTTACAGCCTCTAGATGGTGCTAGGAAGTAATTCACATGAACCAGGGTACATGTAAGGTTACTGCTGCATTTAAagccatggggggggggggggggggggatgtgtaACCCTTTTACAATTACGCTTTGTGGCAGGTTAATACGGTCAACATTAAGTCTGAGCCGGTTATTTTTTACACTTGCATGTTTGCTGGAATTTATGTTTAAATTGATGTGAAACATGCGATGCTGATAATATTCTTATCAGACTTGTATTTGATCTTTCAGAAGGTCGTATCATTACTGCCAAAATTTGAATACAAAATGTACTCagttgtatgtttgtttttctacagtGATCAAGAACAGTCATGGCTGATGAGGGATATGTGGTACGCATCAGGGGTCTACCTTGGTCCTGCTCAGTTGATGAAGTACAGAGATTTTTTTCAGGTAtgtatcaatatatatatatttttttacatgattcAATATTTAGGCAAATTCATATGCAGTTAATAATATCAACtgacaaatcattttaaatgtagattGCAAAGTCATCACTAATGGAGGGGGCATCCACTTCACCTACACAAGAGAGGGCCGTCCAAGTGGAGAGGCGTTTGTTGAGTTGGAGACGGAGGAAGACTTGAAGATTGCAGTGAAGAAGGACAGAGAAACGATGGGTCACAGATATGTCGAGGGTGCGTACCACTGCTGTATACTAATGACTAAGTTCATCTGCCTCTTCTTGATGCTGTGACAGCTAACAGCTCTGTGTCCTTGTGATTTATAGTTTTTAAATCCAACAATGTCGAGATGGACTGGGTTATGAAGCACACTGGTCCAAATTGTCCAGAAACAGCAGGAGACGGGCTGGTCCGGCTTCGGGGGCTTCCTTTTGGTTGCAGCAAAGAGGAGATAGTACAATTTTTCTCAGGTAAGAACAAGCCAAGCTCGCTGGTAaatttgtaaagcgtctcaagtTAAATGTTGAGGATAGCCATTTTCCCtcatcttccttttctttcttttttagacttttaatAACTTCCATctggttttttttcaaagaggcCAATACGCAGAGAAATGTGACCATTACCTGCTGTGTATAAATACATGATCGAGTAGTAACCTTAACTACGTTTTTGCATGATAAGTGAGAAAATGGCACCAGAAAAGGGAGCAAGGTTTATTTAGAACTTAATGTTTAGTCGAAGAGCAGGAATCGGTTACTCAAACAATTGTTACCATCTTTGCAGTGTTTTCATCTTAAGCCCATTTCCTCCCTTTTTTCCTTAAAATGGCTTTACTAATAATGGAATTGGTCTCACTCATCACTGATTGGACCAGTATTACCAgtatcattttgtctttttctcatcTCCTTACGCACTTAtctttctaaaaacattttttcctaTTCACACTGTACACAGATTAATGGGCAAACAGTAACATAACTCATGTCACCCACCAGGatcttgttctctcttcatcaaCACACCGATACTAGCCTGATGTCCCAAACAGTTCCCTTTTCCATATTCTTCTTCTATCCTCTCATTTCTATTGTACCCCGAAATACTGTAAATGTAAGCCGTATTTATGGCCAGTCACTGGTTAAAAATTGAACTGGTATGTGTGATGATGTATAGAGTTTTCCATAagttttctatctctctctctttagagaAAGTTCTCTCTGTGATTGGGCATGTGATTTAATATGTCCCCTGCTGGGGTTATCTGTCCTTGGGTTGAAGGGTTGGAAATCGTGCCAAATGGGATAACATTGCCGGTGGACATCCAGGGGAGGAGTACGGGGGAGGCCTTCGTGCAGTTTGCTTCACAGGATATAGCTGAAAAGGCtctaaagaaacacaaggaaagAATAGGGCACAGGTggggatggttggttggttggctgGATAAGTTGCTTTTCTAATGGTGTGCACCCTCAACATGTGATCCAAATGCAAATGGACACTACATTTTATCTTGGATTATTTAAGCACATTTATATTACTCACTACACACAAGGAAAATGTCATGTAAGATAAACGATAAAGTCACATGCATATATCAAATGGGAACATTAGTGCTTGGGCACCATTCTCAAGTGTCAGGGAAAAAAACCGAAATAGATACCATGTTTAACCATAAGAACAAATGGTGTCTGAGCACTAAACATCAGTTCAGGTTAATAAATGGTAAGAAGTTTCCCTGGTGGTAAAATCATAGGGCCACTGAACACATGGAACTGGAGCCCACTGTCACAGGTAACGCTTAGAGTGGGTTGCAGACGCGCTGGGggccctctctgtccctctaaAACCAGGACAATGGCAAGGACGCAGGACGCTCTATTGATCAGATATCATAACTCACTCCAGGTAACCATAAGAACAGTGTGAAAGTAAAATAAGCCCATGTCAATTTGgacagcttcatttttttcaactcgtttttaaactatttctttaaaacagtCTTATCTACCTTAACGACTAGCAGTAAGTACCAAAATATCACTACCTATGGACTACACCATGACAGCATCTGCTAAGCCCAGTTTAATCAGTTTAGAGCAAGTGCAGCCTTGCCCGGTCCATTTTACCATGCCCTCACTGTGGTATCTCTATGCTCTCAGGTACATTGAGATCTTCAAGAGTAGCCGCGCTGAGGTGCGGACCCATTATGAACCCCAGAGAAAGCCAATGGGCATGCAGAGACCTGGCCCTTACGACAGGCCCTCTGGCGGTCGCGGCTACAACATGATGGGCCGAGGGGGATCCTATGACAGAATGCGCCGTGGAGGCTACGGAGGAGGTGGGTGTCCATGGATATTAAACAGTATCTATTTATGTTGACACTAGACAATAGAACATGTGCtaagtcatgaaaagaaattgTGTTAACTTTGATTATATGTACATAGGTGTATCAGATGGGCGGTATGGCGATAGCGGCTCCTCCTTCCAGAGCACAACAGGCCACTGTGTCCACATGAGGGGCCTGCCGTACAGAGCCACAGAAACGGACATCTACAATGTATGTCGGGGGAATATTTGCAAACCATCATAACTGGAAATCCAACTCTTTCTTTGACTATGTAGATGTTAAGGTTCTTAAATTTCACTGTTTGCTTTTCTTAGTTCTTCTCGCCATTGAATCCAGTGCGGGTTCATATTGAGATTGGACCTGATGGCAGAGTAACCGGGGAGGCAGATGTGGAGTTTGCCACACACGAGGATGCTGTGGCAGCCATGTCAAAAGACAAAGCCAACATGCGTGAGTTATTTGGTTAGGATTTTGCCACCTCTTTTTATGCAAATAGATATTTGTATTAATGGCGTTTCTCACCCCTTCACAGAGCACCGCTATGTGGAGCTGTTCTTGAATTCAACCGCAGGTGGGAGTAATGGAGCCTACGGCAGCCAAATGATGGGTGGCATGGGTGAGTATCATTAACAGAGCTTGTGAGAGTACTGGCCTCTGAGATTTAGATGAAAATAAATTCACATAGACTCAGTATGTTTTTTCAAGAAGGTCAGGGTTTCACACAAAGCACAGCAGTGCACAACATGCTTTGATGCCCTCTTTAACTGGTTGTTTTCTCTGCACAGGGAGTCAATCGTCTTATAGCGGTGGTCAGCTGAGCTCGGGGTACTCGAGTGGATACAGCAGCCAGGGCAACATGGGGGGCTACAGTGACTACAGTGAGTGTCACCTGTGTTATACAATTCTTTTAAATGCTACGTGTTTCTGTGTACGGCTCTTTGATGAACTCCTCGGTCCTATGgtgtttattctctctctcttgttagGTAACCAGGGCGGCATGGGAAGCAGTTACTATGGCGGCGGCggtggaggaggaagcagaggcTCTATGAATGGACTGGGCGGGGGATGGGGAATGTAAATTtgtatcatttttttcccccttaatttgatgttttttttaaactcagcaTTTGGCTGGAAGGACTGGAACATAGTCTCGCCTCGTAAACGTAGCGTAGGGTCAGGTGAGgttgttttgaaaataattcGGGGAggggtttgtattttttttaagtggaagATCTCCAGAGAGAAGTGAAATCGTATGGTGTCGGAGAGAAGCACTGTCTGTCTCGACCATTCCTCATAGATCTGACACACCATAGAAACCGTGCTTAAAATTTTCAGTACAAAGAGTGTTTTTGCTTTATGGTTCTCCAAGCACCTGGCTGTTCCTCAAAGTTACAAATCCTGTGCTTGTGTCTTTTAccatttgttttaatatctgagTGCATGAACaaaagaaatcagaaaatgtCCATCTTACGTTCAGACCTTGTTTCatcttagtgtttttttttctcttttttcttttctcggTAAAAATCTGAATTTGAGACTTAAGATCcaagcatgttttgttttgtttttgtacactgACTGTTTGGCGGTTTCTCTGGAGAAGTGTTATTTCAATTCTCTTGACATGAAGGTTTCTACTGCTTCAATGCTATTTGTATTTCCTGTGCACAAAGTGAATAAACTAGTCTGGATTATCTAATTGAAAACATTGAGAGGGTTTGAGAAACAGGcgcttttattcatttatcaaATATCTAGATATAAAACTTTTGGTCACCATTCCCAAATTCAGAAAATGGCTTTGTTGCAAATACCACAACCCACAAAACAgtgttaataataatacattctaAAATAGTTTGATTTGTTAACATTCTACAGTCATTTACATAGGTTTGCATGTATCCAGCAGTGGGGCCACAGCTGCTAAAATTACAGAGCAGATGCTTGACAAGTTGATCAATCAAGTGAAGTACATGTGTTACATCTAACCAGCTACACAAATGATCCACAACAAAAAGCTGAACACCAACATTGACCTTGGTGTGACCTTGACATAAGCTACACATGTTGTTTGAATTATGAAAATTAGTACCGGTAAGTGTCAAACTGATGAAATTCCAGCTCAAAGGAACAATGCTCGAGTAGAGATCCTACACTTAACAGTCTGCATTAAGTATGTTAGCACATCCCATCAGAGTTAAAGGTGGCCCCTGTTAAATAACAATACATGTTCCTGAATTTCagggaacacaaaaaaaaaaaaatggaacaccAAATCACGTTTCTCTAGAGAAGATTTGATGTCATTCCTATATTTAACATGGTAGTTAGAAGTCATGGTGGATGGTTATGtgccatgtttaaaaaaagctcttGTAGGTGTTGTGTCAGGAACTTGTGGGGGGGATTCTCTGCATCAGGAGGGTGTGGCACATATCGCACACCCGCACTGGCCGAGGGTAGGAGGGTAAGGCCATCTCATTACCGGAACAGTGGTTGCAGTAGATGTCTCCACAGTTCCTGCAGTGATGCTGCAAGACAAACATGCACCACTAATTCCCACGTATGTGACGATGAGTATTGGAGAGAAGTTTAAAAGTCATGAAAATGAGCCTACCTTTCTGCGTGCAATGGAAAATTCTTTCTGGCATTGCTTGCATTGAGTGGCCTCATCATCTTTCAGCCAGGCATGGCCCTGATAGGAGGAATCATTATACAAGATAtcgtatttttttctttttcttcaataGATCAACATTGATATAGTTACACATATCTTTAAATTTACCTTCAGAGCTTTGTTGACCTCTTTAAAGTCCTCCATCTTGAGTTTGGACCTTTGACAAAGATGaacataatgtaaaaaagatCAGGACACC encodes:
- the hnrnph1 gene encoding heterogeneous nuclear ribonucleoprotein H isoform X2, with translation MADEGYVVRIRGLPWSCSVDEVQRFFSDCKVITNGGGIHFTYTREGRPSGEAFVELETEEDLKIAVKKDRETMGHRYVEVFKSNNVEMDWVMKHTGPNCPETAGDGLVRLRGLPFGCSKEEIVQFFSGLEIVPNGITLPVDIQGRSTGEAFVQFASQDIAEKALKKHKERIGHRYIEIFKSSRAEVRTHYEPQRKPMGMQRPGPYDRPSGGRGYNMMGRGGSYDRMRRGGYGGGVSDGRYGDSGSSFQSTTGHCVHMRGLPYRATETDIYNFFSPLNPVRVHIEIGPDGRVTGEADVEFATHEDAVAAMSKDKANMQHRYVELFLNSTAGGSNGAYGSQMMGGMGSQSSYSGGQLSSGYSSGYSSQGNMGGYSDYSE
- the hnrnph1 gene encoding heterogeneous nuclear ribonucleoprotein H isoform X1, which codes for MADEGYVVRIRGLPWSCSVDEVQRFFSDCKVITNGGGIHFTYTREGRPSGEAFVELETEEDLKIAVKKDRETMGHRYVEVFKSNNVEMDWVMKHTGPNCPETAGDGLVRLRGLPFGCSKEEIVQFFSGLEIVPNGITLPVDIQGRSTGEAFVQFASQDIAEKALKKHKERIGHRYIEIFKSSRAEVRTHYEPQRKPMGMQRPGPYDRPSGGRGYNMMGRGGSYDRMRRGGYGGGVSDGRYGDSGSSFQSTTGHCVHMRGLPYRATETDIYNFFSPLNPVRVHIEIGPDGRVTGEADVEFATHEDAVAAMSKDKANMQHRYVELFLNSTAGGSNGAYGSQMMGGMGSQSSYSGGQLSSGYSSGYSSQGNMGGYSDYSNQGGMGSSYYGGGGGGGSRGSMNGLGGGWGM